From Alphaproteobacteria bacterium, the proteins below share one genomic window:
- a CDS encoding TenA family protein, protein MSLSAALWAANADGAARILAHPFVRGLGDGRLPRASFERYVAQDAYFLEAFARAYAFCLAHSTARDDLYGFAELIGGVIDELKLHKGYAARWNVDLVGVMPAPATRAYTDFLLDTATRGVLGETIAAMTPCMRLYAWLGQSLAKADVAPLYAEWVRTYADPGFESLAVRLEELLDRHAADTPDVHDNYARAMALEYGFFDANA, encoded by the coding sequence ATGTCGCTGTCGGCGGCGCTGTGGGCGGCGAACGCCGACGGCGCCGCGCGCATCCTCGCGCATCCGTTCGTCCGCGGCCTGGGTGACGGCAGGCTGCCGCGCGCCAGCTTCGAGCGCTACGTCGCGCAGGATGCCTATTTCCTCGAGGCCTTCGCGCGCGCCTACGCCTTCTGCCTCGCGCACTCGACGGCGCGCGACGACCTCTACGGCTTCGCCGAGCTGATCGGCGGCGTGATCGACGAGCTGAAGCTGCACAAGGGCTACGCCGCGCGCTGGAACGTCGATCTCGTCGGCGTGATGCCGGCGCCGGCGACGCGTGCCTACACCGATTTTCTGCTCGACACCGCGACGCGTGGCGTCCTGGGCGAGACCATCGCCGCGATGACGCCGTGCATGCGGCTCTACGCCTGGCTTGGCCAGAGCCTCGCCAAGGCAGATGTCGCGCCGCTCTATGCCGAATGGGTTCGGACCTATGCCGATCCCGGCTTCGAGTCGCTGGCGGTGCGGCTGGAGGAATTGCTTGATCGGCATGCCGCCGACACGCCCGACGTGCACGACAACTACGCCCGCGCGATGGCATTGGAGTATGGCTTCTTCGACGCCAACGCCTAA
- a CDS encoding Hsp33 family molecular chaperone HslO, giving the protein MGGEGTGAPIAGAPDAVPGADDLALPFALPDLGARGRIVRLGPAVDAILHRHDYPPPVAALLGESLALCVALASSLKYEGIFTLQMRGDGPVRLLVVDLTSEGALRGYAQFDAAKVAAMPVESANAVPRLLGHGHMAFTVDQGADTERYQGVVALEGSSLSDCAHHYFRQSEQLATGVKLTTGRDESGSWRAGALILQALPSQELVAETDAEERDERFRTALILMGSARDSEMIDPALPADQLLWRLFHEHAPRVFDRRDVADRCRCSRARIDSVLRSIPREELDGMRDARGLVAVRCEFCGATYDYSDQELDELPAKAQP; this is encoded by the coding sequence ATGGGCGGTGAAGGCACGGGCGCGCCGATCGCGGGCGCGCCCGATGCCGTTCCCGGGGCCGACGATCTCGCGCTGCCGTTCGCGCTGCCCGACCTCGGCGCACGCGGCCGCATCGTGCGGCTTGGTCCGGCGGTCGACGCCATCCTGCATCGCCACGACTACCCGCCGCCGGTCGCCGCCCTGCTCGGCGAATCGCTGGCGCTGTGCGTCGCGCTCGCCTCGTCGCTGAAGTACGAGGGCATCTTCACCCTGCAGATGCGCGGCGACGGGCCGGTGCGTCTGCTGGTCGTCGACCTCACCTCCGAAGGCGCGCTGCGCGGCTATGCCCAGTTCGACGCCGCGAAGGTCGCGGCCATGCCGGTCGAATCAGCCAACGCCGTACCGCGCCTGCTCGGCCACGGCCATATGGCCTTCACCGTCGACCAGGGCGCCGACACTGAGCGCTACCAGGGCGTCGTGGCGCTCGAAGGCAGCAGCCTGTCAGACTGCGCGCATCATTATTTCCGCCAGTCGGAGCAACTCGCCACGGGCGTCAAGCTGACCACCGGGCGCGACGAGTCGGGAAGCTGGCGCGCCGGCGCGCTGATCCTACAGGCCCTGCCCTCGCAGGAGCTGGTTGCCGAGACCGATGCCGAGGAGCGCGACGAGCGCTTCCGCACGGCACTGATCCTGATGGGCAGCGCGCGCGACTCCGAGATGATCGATCCGGCGCTGCCGGCCGACCAGCTGCTGTGGCGGCTATTCCACGAGCACGCGCCGCGCGTCTTCGACCGGCGCGACGTGGCCGATCGCTGCCGCTGCTCGCGCGCGCGCATCGACAGCGTGCTGCGTTCCATCCCGCGCGAGGAGCTCGACGGCATGCGCGATGCCCGCGGCCTGGTGGCGGTGCGCTGCGAGTTCTGCGGCGCCACCTACGACTACAGTGATCAGGAACTTGACGAACTGCCGGCAAAAGCTCAGCCTTGA
- a CDS encoding phosphotransferase family protein: MSSTGNLGVTSGLTADGRDLARLERFMRGTIEGFRGPIEQVERMNGGTSNPTYLVGAGGARYALRRKPYGKLLPSAHQVDREYRVISALNRTDVPVPPALALCQDDDVIGSAFYVMGFVDGRVLWNQSLPGMSPAERAAIWDDMNRAMAALHRVDPEAAGLADFARPGNYMARQIDRWSKQYRASQTDDIEEMEKLIEWLPRNVPPMARTTLVHGDYRLDNAIFHEREPKLLALLDWELATLGDPLADFAYQCLSYYTPPDPKGRGLAGLDLAGTGIPTEAQFVRTYARRMGMESLPNWDFYMAYNLFRVAAIGQGVYKRMLDGVYDARNREENMVDRIRIRAAAGWQIVERKLAQA, from the coding sequence ATGAGCAGCACCGGCAATCTCGGCGTCACATCGGGACTCACGGCGGACGGTCGCGACCTCGCGCGCCTCGAGCGCTTCATGCGCGGGACCATCGAAGGCTTCCGCGGGCCGATCGAACAGGTCGAGCGCATGAATGGTGGCACGTCGAACCCGACCTATCTCGTCGGCGCCGGCGGCGCGCGCTACGCCCTCAGGCGCAAGCCCTACGGCAAGCTGCTGCCTTCGGCGCACCAGGTCGACCGCGAGTATCGCGTGATCTCGGCACTCAACCGGACCGACGTGCCGGTGCCACCGGCCCTGGCGCTGTGCCAGGACGACGACGTGATCGGCAGCGCCTTCTACGTCATGGGCTTCGTCGACGGCCGCGTGCTGTGGAACCAGTCGCTGCCCGGCATGAGCCCGGCCGAGCGCGCCGCGATCTGGGACGACATGAACCGCGCCATGGCGGCGCTGCACAGGGTCGATCCCGAGGCGGCAGGGCTTGCCGACTTCGCGCGGCCCGGCAACTACATGGCGCGCCAGATCGATCGCTGGAGCAAGCAGTATCGCGCCTCGCAGACCGACGACATCGAGGAGATGGAAAAGCTGATCGAGTGGCTGCCACGCAATGTGCCGCCGATGGCGCGCACCACGCTTGTTCACGGCGACTACCGGCTCGACAACGCGATCTTCCACGAGCGCGAGCCGAAGCTGCTGGCGCTGCTCGACTGGGAACTCGCGACGCTCGGCGATCCGCTCGCCGACTTCGCCTATCAGTGCCTGAGCTACTACACGCCACCGGATCCCAAGGGCCGCGGGCTAGCCGGCCTCGACCTCGCCGGCACGGGCATTCCGACCGAAGCGCAGTTCGTGCGCACCTATGCGCGGCGCATGGGCATGGAGAGCCTGCCCAACTGGGACTTCTACATGGCCTACAACCTTTTCCGCGTCGCGGCGATCGGCCAGGGTGTCTACAAGCGCATGCTCGACGGCGTCTACGACGCGCGCAACCGCGAGGAGAACATGGTCGACCGCATCCGCATTCGCGCCGCGGCGGGATGGCAAATCGTTGAGCGCAAGCTGGCGCAAGCGTGA
- the folE gene encoding GTP cyclohydrolase I FolE has translation MNKVIKPGVFAAEAARSVGKPSRAEAEEAVRTLIRWAGDDPEREGLVGTPDRVVRSYEEFFGGYEGDPREMLARTFEETDGYDEMVILRDIRLESYCEHHMVPIIGKAHVGYLPRHRVVGISKLARVVEAYAKRLQIQEKMTAQIANCIQEVLDPRGVGVVIEAAHQCMTTRGVHKPGVTMLTSRMLGTFRENETTRKEFLAMIGKTAGGYG, from the coding sequence ATGAACAAGGTCATCAAGCCCGGAGTCTTCGCCGCCGAAGCCGCCCGCTCCGTCGGCAAGCCGTCCCGCGCCGAAGCCGAGGAGGCGGTGCGCACGCTGATCCGCTGGGCCGGCGACGATCCCGAGCGCGAGGGCCTGGTCGGCACGCCCGATCGCGTTGTACGCTCCTACGAGGAGTTCTTCGGCGGCTACGAGGGCGATCCGCGCGAGATGCTGGCGCGCACCTTCGAGGAGACCGACGGCTACGACGAGATGGTGATCCTGCGCGACATCCGCCTCGAATCGTATTGCGAGCACCACATGGTGCCGATCATCGGCAAGGCGCATGTCGGCTATCTGCCGCGTCACCGCGTGGTCGGCATCAGCAAGCTGGCGCGCGTCGTCGAGGCCTATGCCAAGCGGCTGCAGATCCAGGAGAAGATGACGGCGCAGATCGCCAACTGCATCCAGGAGGTGCTCGACCCGCGCGGCGTCGGCGTCGTGATCGAGGCGGCGCACCAGTGCATGACGACGCGCGGCGTGCACAAGCCGGGCGTCACCATGCTCACCAGCCGCATGCTCGGCACCTTCCGCGAGAACGAGACGACGCGGAAGGAATTCCTGGCGATGATCGGCAAGACGGCGGGCGGCTACGGCTGA
- the argF gene encoding ornithine carbamoyltransferase, with protein sequence MPELKHFLDLDQVEPKLLRRILGKGAEYKRARANGGHGKPLTGKTLAMLFEKPSTRTRVSFEVGMRDLGGETIMLGTTDTQLGRGETIADTARVLSRYVDMIMIRTTTEQKLLDMASYASVPVINGLTDKTHPCQLMADVMTYEEHRGPIKGKVVAWSGDGNNMATSWIHAAAQFDFELRIACPAELKPPQDVLDWAKKKGARIVVTHDPEAAVKDADCVVTDTWVSMGDEDAASAGRRHNLLRAYQVDQRLLKLAKGDAVFMHCLPAHRGEEVTAEVIDGPQSVVWDEAENRLHAQKAIMAWCLGHV encoded by the coding sequence ATCCTCGGCAAGGGCGCGGAATACAAGCGCGCCCGCGCCAACGGGGGGCACGGCAAGCCGCTCACCGGCAAGACCCTGGCGATGCTGTTCGAGAAGCCGTCGACGCGCACCCGCGTGTCGTTCGAGGTCGGCATGCGCGACCTCGGCGGCGAGACCATCATGCTCGGCACCACCGACACCCAGCTCGGCCGCGGCGAGACCATCGCCGACACCGCGCGCGTGCTGTCGCGTTATGTCGACATGATCATGATCCGCACCACCACCGAGCAGAAGCTGCTCGACATGGCATCGTACGCCAGCGTACCGGTGATCAACGGGCTCACCGACAAGACGCATCCCTGCCAGCTCATGGCCGACGTGATGACCTACGAGGAGCATCGCGGACCGATCAAGGGCAAGGTCGTCGCCTGGTCGGGCGACGGCAACAACATGGCGACGAGCTGGATTCACGCCGCCGCGCAGTTCGACTTCGAGCTGCGCATCGCCTGCCCGGCCGAGCTCAAGCCGCCGCAGGACGTGCTCGACTGGGCGAAGAAGAAGGGCGCGCGCATCGTCGTGACGCACGACCCCGAGGCCGCGGTGAAGGACGCCGACTGCGTCGTCACCGACACCTGGGTGTCGATGGGCGACGAGGACGCCGCCTCGGCCGGCCGACGACACAACCTGCTCAGGGCCTATCAGGTCGACCAGCGCCTGCTGAAGCTCGCCAAGGGCGACGCGGTCTTCATGCACTGCCTGCCGGCGCATCGCGGCGAGGAGGTCACCGCCGAGGTGATCGACGGACCGCAATCCGTGGTGTGGGACGAGGCCGAGAACCGACTGCACGCGCAGAAGGCGATCATGGCCTGGTGCCTCGGGCACGTCTGA
- a CDS encoding winged helix-turn-helix transcriptional regulator — MRNDKPLPIPEGGCTCFQIRRAARKVTAIYDRRLAEVGLTVTQWGLLANLAGKPPMPIGAYAEVMAMDRTTLTRNIKPLIASGLIALSPGPDRRTRALALTADGKAMVRRAYPTWRAAEMEVREALGAKATSALHDTLRTSMALLDAV; from the coding sequence ATGCGGAACGACAAACCCCTGCCGATCCCGGAAGGCGGCTGCACCTGTTTCCAGATCCGCCGCGCGGCGCGCAAGGTGACGGCGATCTACGATCGCCGCCTGGCCGAGGTCGGGCTGACAGTGACGCAGTGGGGCCTGCTCGCCAACCTCGCCGGCAAGCCGCCAATGCCAATCGGCGCCTATGCCGAGGTCATGGCGATGGACCGCACGACGCTGACGCGCAACATCAAGCCGCTGATCGCGTCGGGCCTGATCGCGCTGTCGCCCGGCCCCGACCGCCGCACGCGCGCGCTGGCGCTGACCGCCGACGGCAAGGCGATGGTGCGCCGCGCCTATCCGACGTGGCGCGCCGCCGAGATGGAGGTGCGCGAGGCGCTGGGCGCCAAGGCGACCAGCGCGCTGCACGACACGCTTCGCACCTCGATGGCGCTGCTCGACGCCGTGTAG
- the argE gene encoding acetylornithine deacetylase, with product MAGETVTSLEMLRRLIAFDTTSRNSNLELIHYVRDYLKSHGVDSTLVHSDDGTKANLYASIGPRVPGGVVLSGHTDVVPVDGQPWDTDPWIVTERDGKLYARGTSDMKAFSAIGLSMVPQFKRANLKVPIHFALSYDEEVGCIGAHALAERLMGDVPRPRLVVVGEPTMMTAVHAHKGTRRYHTHFRGVEAHSSMTHLGVSANHFACEFVVFLLRLQEELESRAAADSEFMPPYGTITVGTIHGGTAANILARDCVVHWEYRALPGADDQEVITRAQAYVAEKLLPAMRRKHPDASIEFDIGPGTPPFPPEGNDEAVKLVQSWSGSNVVTSVSYGTEAGIFKNAGGVPTVVCGPGDIAQAHQPNEFILVSQIRACEAFMNRMVEWASGGR from the coding sequence ATGGCAGGCGAGACGGTCACTTCACTGGAGATGCTGCGACGATTGATCGCCTTCGACACGACCTCCCGCAATTCGAACCTCGAGCTGATCCATTACGTCCGCGATTACCTGAAATCGCACGGCGTCGACTCCACGCTGGTGCACAGCGACGACGGCACCAAGGCCAATCTCTACGCCAGCATCGGCCCCAGGGTGCCGGGTGGCGTCGTGCTGTCGGGCCACACCGACGTCGTACCGGTCGACGGCCAGCCCTGGGACACCGATCCCTGGATCGTCACCGAGCGCGACGGCAAGCTCTACGCCCGCGGCACGTCGGACATGAAGGCGTTCTCGGCCATCGGCCTGTCGATGGTGCCGCAGTTCAAGCGCGCCAACCTCAAGGTGCCGATCCATTTCGCGCTGAGCTACGACGAGGAAGTCGGCTGCATCGGCGCGCACGCGCTGGCCGAGCGGCTGATGGGCGACGTGCCGCGGCCACGCCTGGTCGTGGTCGGCGAGCCTACGATGATGACGGCGGTGCATGCGCACAAGGGCACGCGGCGCTATCACACGCATTTCCGCGGCGTCGAGGCCCATTCGTCGATGACGCATCTGGGCGTCAGCGCCAACCATTTCGCCTGCGAATTCGTGGTCTTCTTGCTGCGCCTGCAGGAGGAGCTCGAGTCGCGCGCCGCCGCCGACAGCGAGTTCATGCCGCCCTACGGCACCATCACCGTCGGCACGATCCACGGCGGCACGGCCGCCAACATCCTGGCGCGCGACTGCGTCGTGCACTGGGAGTATCGCGCGCTGCCCGGCGCCGACGACCAGGAGGTCATCACCCGCGCCCAGGCCTACGTGGCGGAGAAGCTGTTGCCGGCGATGCGGCGCAAGCATCCCGACGCGTCGATCGAGTTCGACATCGGGCCGGGCACGCCGCCTTTCCCGCCCGAAGGCAACGACGAGGCGGTGAAGCTGGTGCAGAGCTGGTCGGGCAGCAACGTGGTGACCTCGGTGTCCTACGGCACCGAGGCCGGCATCTTCAAGAACGCCGGCGGCGTGCCCACCGTGGTGTGCGGCCCGGGCGACATCGCCCAGGCACATCAGCCCAACGAGTTCATCCTGGTCTCGCAGATCAGGGCCTGCGAGGCCTTCATGAACCGCATGGTGGAGTGGGCCTCGGGCGGACGGTAA
- a CDS encoding PaaI family thioesterase produces MSLSADRTFGVVDAAALAGMAGVDFLRGWIAGRYPAPPIGRFMNGGLVEAEVGRVVFEGTPTPDHYNPIGSIHGGYAATLLDSCMGCAVHSVLKAGQAYTTLEIKVNYARGMTHRTGLVRAEGKVINAGSRIGLAEGRLTDAQGRLLAWGSTTCMIFAT; encoded by the coding sequence ATGTCTTTGTCTGCGGATCGGACTTTCGGCGTCGTCGACGCGGCCGCGCTCGCCGGCATGGCCGGCGTCGATTTCCTGCGTGGCTGGATCGCGGGTCGCTATCCGGCGCCGCCGATCGGCAGATTCATGAACGGCGGCCTGGTCGAGGCCGAGGTGGGCCGTGTCGTCTTCGAAGGTACGCCGACGCCCGATCACTACAATCCGATCGGCAGCATCCACGGCGGCTATGCCGCGACCCTGCTCGATTCCTGCATGGGCTGCGCCGTGCACAGCGTGCTCAAGGCCGGGCAGGCCTACACCACGCTGGAGATCAAGGTGAACTACGCGCGCGGCATGACGCACAGGACCGGGCTGGTGCGCGCCGAGGGCAAGGTGATCAATGCGGGCAGCCGCATCGGCCTGGCCGAGGGCCGTCTGACCGATGCGCAGGGCCGGCTGCTCGCCTGGGGCAGCACCACCTGCATGATCTTCGCGACTTGA
- the apaG gene encoding Co2+/Mg2+ efflux protein ApaG, with protein sequence MFTAETRSIVVSVRPAYLEDQSEPEQARWVWAYTVRIENRGSDKVQLLSRHWKITNARGRMEEVKGPGVVGKTPVLQPGQVFEYTSGCPLDTSSGFMTGTYQMVTESGEKFDIRIPMFSLDSPQGARSIN encoded by the coding sequence ATGTTCACGGCCGAGACCCGATCGATCGTCGTCAGCGTGCGACCCGCCTATCTCGAGGACCAGTCGGAGCCCGAGCAGGCGCGCTGGGTCTGGGCCTATACCGTGCGCATCGAGAATCGCGGCAGCGACAAGGTGCAGCTGCTCAGCCGGCACTGGAAGATTACCAATGCGCGCGGCCGCATGGAGGAGGTCAAGGGACCCGGCGTGGTCGGCAAGACGCCGGTGCTGCAGCCCGGCCAGGTCTTCGAGTACACCAGTGGCTGCCCGCTCGACACCTCGTCGGGGTTCATGACCGGCACCTATCAGATGGTGACCGAGAGCGGCGAGAAGTTCGACATCCGCATTCCCATGTTCTCGCTCGACAGCCCGCAGGGCGCCCGGTCGATCAACTAG